One part of the Ranitomeya imitator isolate aRanImi1 chromosome 10, aRanImi1.pri, whole genome shotgun sequence genome encodes these proteins:
- the LOC138650865 gene encoding phospholipase A2 inhibitor gamma subunit A-like isoform X1 → MKMESLFGILYLILAFTAKGHCISCQLCVTSMAQTCTGVSVICPTDYVCESRFTNITIAGLSTQEISRSCSPPINCNKAGSMTIPGGTVQTNSTCCSSDNCLPPTPTITLPGSNATNSSSAPNGVKCKSCITVNSDWCYTSDTMSCTGDEMACIMHTTKITGELDRWMEE, encoded by the exons ATGAAAATGGAGTCTCTTTTTGGAATTTTGTATCTGATTTTGGCTTTTACGGCAAAAG GACACTGCATTTCCTGCCAGCTGTGTGTGACGTCCATGGCTCAGACCTGCACGGGCGTCAGTGTCATCTGCCCCACAGATTATGTTTGTGAATCAAGGTTCACCAATATTACCATag CTGGATTAAGCACACAAGAAATTTCAAGATCATGTTCCCCTCCAATCAATTGTAACAAAGCCGGAAGCATGACCATTCCTGGTGGCACTGTCCAGACAAATTCTACGTGTTGTTCCTCGGACAATTGTCTCCCACCAACTCCCACTA TCACATTACCTGGCAGTAATGCCACCAATTCCAGCTCTGCGCCCAATGGAGTGAAATGTAAAAGCTGCATCACCGTAAACTCTGACTGGTGCTACACGTCTGATACTATGAGTTGTACTGGAGATGAGATGGCGTGTATCATGCACACAACCAAAATTACAGGTGAGTTGGATAGATGGATGGAAGAATAG
- the LOC138650865 gene encoding uncharacterized protein isoform X2 — protein MKMESLFGILYLILAFTAKAGLSTQEISRSCSPPINCNKAGSMTIPGGTVQTNSTCCSSDNCLPPTPTITLPGSNATNSSSAPNGVKCKSCITVNSDWCYTSDTMSCTGDEMACIMHTTKITGELDRWMEE, from the exons ATGAAAATGGAGTCTCTTTTTGGAATTTTGTATCTGATTTTGGCTTTTACGGCAAAAG CTGGATTAAGCACACAAGAAATTTCAAGATCATGTTCCCCTCCAATCAATTGTAACAAAGCCGGAAGCATGACCATTCCTGGTGGCACTGTCCAGACAAATTCTACGTGTTGTTCCTCGGACAATTGTCTCCCACCAACTCCCACTA TCACATTACCTGGCAGTAATGCCACCAATTCCAGCTCTGCGCCCAATGGAGTGAAATGTAAAAGCTGCATCACCGTAAACTCTGACTGGTGCTACACGTCTGATACTATGAGTTGTACTGGAGATGAGATGGCGTGTATCATGCACACAACCAAAATTACAGGTGAGTTGGATAGATGGATGGAAGAATAG
- the LOC138651924 gene encoding phospholipase A2 inhibitor NAI-like isoform X1 translates to MCLWGLLCFLSAFAATGNCLQCVTCSSNSLNSCSSTNSVSCQDGQVCASQSTVTMQSGEFSQYFKRFCAPQSECNVTGSFSYYSTAQRIATTCCFSDLCSPKNPIVPSANSQINGVICSMCSLSGDACGANQNMNCTGNETMCMVMSTKYTVGTQVTLSLIRGCASSNYCIRSNITFPSNEGQTEITYQCTAGTLANSSSTATRATSTTTSTKASSGTCRCSVSLLAVFFLFILLWLI, encoded by the exons GTAATTGCTTGCAGTGTGTAACTTGTAGCTCAAACTCCCTAAATTCTTGTTCAAGCACAAACTCGGTGAGCTGCCAAGATGGCCAAGTGTGCGCATCTCAGTCTACGGTGACCATGCAAA gtggagAATTTTCCCAGTATTTTAAAAGATTCTGCGCTCCACAAAGTGAATGCAATGTGACCGGATCGTTTTCCTACTACTCCACCGCGCAGAGAATCGCTACCACATGTTGCTTCAGTGACTTGTGTTCTCCAAAAAATCCCATAG TTCCAAGTGCGAATTCTCAGATTAATGGAGTGATCTGTTCCATGTGTTCTCTGTCTGGTGATGCCTGTGGCGCCAATCAGAATATGAACTGTACCGGAAATGAGACCATGTGTATGGTCATGTCTACAAAGTATACTGTAG GCACCCAGGTTACTCTTAGCCTCATTCGTGGTTGTGCCTCAAGTAACTATTGCATAAGAAGCAACATAACCTTCCCGTCTAATGAGGGCCAAACAGAGATCACGTATCAGTGCACCGCTGGAACGCTTGCTAATAGTTCTAGTACTGCAACACGTGCGACTTCTACTACCACAAGCACAAAGGCGAGCAGTGGGACTTGTCGCTGCAGCGTCTCACTGTTGGCGGTTTTCTTCTTGTTCATTTTGCTATGGTTAATCTAA
- the LOC138651924 gene encoding phospholipase A2 inhibitor NAI-like isoform X2: protein MCLWGLLCFLSAFAATGNCLQCVTCSSNSLNSCSSTNSVSCQDGQVCASQSTVTMQSGEFSQYFKRFCAPQSECNVTGSFSYYSTAQRIATTCCFSDLCSPKNPIVPSANSQINGVICSMCSLSGDACGANQNMNCTGNETMCMVMSTKYTAPRLLLASFVVVPQVTIA from the exons GTAATTGCTTGCAGTGTGTAACTTGTAGCTCAAACTCCCTAAATTCTTGTTCAAGCACAAACTCGGTGAGCTGCCAAGATGGCCAAGTGTGCGCATCTCAGTCTACGGTGACCATGCAAA gtggagAATTTTCCCAGTATTTTAAAAGATTCTGCGCTCCACAAAGTGAATGCAATGTGACCGGATCGTTTTCCTACTACTCCACCGCGCAGAGAATCGCTACCACATGTTGCTTCAGTGACTTGTGTTCTCCAAAAAATCCCATAG TTCCAAGTGCGAATTCTCAGATTAATGGAGTGATCTGTTCCATGTGTTCTCTGTCTGGTGATGCCTGTGGCGCCAATCAGAATATGAACTGTACCGGAAATGAGACCATGTGTATGGTCATGTCTACAAAGTATACT GCACCCAGGTTACTCTTAGCCTCATTCGTGGTTGTGCCTCAAGTAACTATTGCATAA